One region of Aurantimonas sp. HBX-1 genomic DNA includes:
- a CDS encoding L,D-transpeptidase has protein sequence MRARNRTIVVRRAPGAPQRGIVSAGNLRLPCALGRSGTTVRKREGDGATPVATMALMSAWFRPGRMPLPATRLAVRRTRSGRDGWCDAPTHAAYNRPVRLPFPASAESMARDDRLYDFVVVLDWNMRRRGRGLGSAIFLHIARPGYPPTAGCVAVSPTDMLRLAPLLSTRTRLRVER, from the coding sequence ATGAGAGCAAGAAATCGCACGATCGTGGTGCGGCGGGCACCCGGCGCGCCGCAGCGCGGGATCGTTTCGGCCGGCAATCTGCGGCTGCCCTGCGCGCTCGGCCGGTCCGGCACGACGGTGCGCAAACGCGAGGGAGACGGGGCGACGCCGGTTGCCACGATGGCTCTCATGTCGGCCTGGTTCCGCCCCGGCCGCATGCCGCTGCCGGCGACGCGGCTGGCGGTGCGGCGCACGCGCAGCGGCCGCGACGGGTGGTGCGACGCACCGACGCATGCCGCCTACAACCGCCCGGTGCGACTGCCTTTTCCGGCGAGTGCGGAGAGCATGGCGCGCGACGACCGGCTGTACGATTTCGTCGTGGTGCTCGACTGGAACATGCGGCGGCGGGGGCGGGGTCTCGGCAGCGCGATCTTCCTGCACATCGCGCGGCCCGGATACCCGCCGACGGCCGGCTGCGTCGCGGTTTCGCCGACCGACATGCTGCGGCTGGCGCCGTTGCTCTCGACGCGGACGCGGCTGCGCGTCGAGCGCTAG
- a CDS encoding DUF3072 domain-containing protein → MATPDPKNDNTSNTEKDPAEWTTGGEPMTGAQGSYLKTLCEETGHEFDAGLSKADASILIDKLRAESDRVKAEG, encoded by the coding sequence ATGGCAACGCCCGACCCGAAGAACGACAACACCTCGAACACCGAGAAGGACCCAGCGGAATGGACCACCGGCGGCGAGCCGATGACCGGCGCGCAGGGCTCCTATCTGAAGACGCTCTGCGAGGAGACCGGCCACGAATTCGATGCGGGCCTGTCCAAGGCGGACGCCTCGATCCTGATCGACAAGCTCCGCGCCGAGAGCGACAGGGTGAAGGCCGAGGGCTGA
- a CDS encoding FdhF/YdeP family oxidoreductase codes for MDRSEITDKPTIEPYDEPTGGWGSVKSLVTHAASEGLLASTLWTTLQKQNKPDGYACVSCSWAKPANPRAFEYCENGAKATIWEITPKRCDREFFARHRVSELLNWTDHELEKQGRLTTPMRYDRSLDQYVPVKWEDAFREIGAELNQLDPESVVFYVSGRASLEASHMWQLFARIYGSNNLPDSSNMCHESTSVGLPESIGSPVGTVTIEDFDQCDMMFFFGHNTGTNAPRLLHWVHDARKRGVPVITFNPLPERGLMRFKNPQSPIEMLSSDEGVKMSSDYFQLNGGGDIAAMTGIGKALLDLDDAAKTAGKKRVLDTAFIEEHCHDFESFEAFLRAADWGEIERCSGLTRDDLEHVARVYSKAEKVIANYGMGLTQHRHGIENVQMLVNLLLMRGNIGKPGAGISPIRGHSNVQGQRTVGITEKPDLIPVEKFEEFYGFTVPKEKGLDTVEACQGIIDGSVKGFVALGGNFSRAVPETRLVEQAWPKMRLNVQIATKLNRNHLLTSEISYILPCLGRIERDLQAGAEQTVSVEDSTACIHASNGLREPASKELLSEPKIVAELAKATVPGRSTVPWDEWTADYAKVRDAIERAYPTDFKYFNQRFRQPGGFHRDIGAAKREWRTDTGKANFKTPEGFDVNPDIDTRPQDVLQLMTVRSNDQFNTTIYGYDDRLRGVSGTRMVILMNEADMRRLGLRDDDRVDVETHADDGVSRRVEDYRVHAFSVPKGNVAGYYPELNALMPLWHHSRRAHVPAAKSIPVRLIKRPAA; via the coding sequence ATGGACCGCAGCGAGATCACCGACAAGCCGACGATCGAGCCCTATGACGAGCCGACGGGGGGCTGGGGTTCGGTCAAGTCCCTGGTCACCCATGCCGCGAGCGAGGGCCTGCTCGCCTCGACGCTGTGGACGACGCTGCAGAAGCAGAACAAGCCGGACGGCTATGCCTGCGTCTCCTGCTCCTGGGCCAAGCCTGCCAATCCTCGCGCCTTCGAATATTGCGAGAACGGCGCCAAGGCGACGATCTGGGAGATCACCCCGAAGCGCTGCGACCGCGAGTTCTTCGCGCGGCATCGGGTCAGCGAGCTGCTGAACTGGACCGACCACGAGCTCGAGAAGCAGGGGCGGCTGACGACGCCGATGCGTTACGATCGCAGCCTCGACCAGTACGTGCCGGTGAAGTGGGAAGACGCCTTCCGCGAGATCGGCGCCGAACTGAACCAGCTCGATCCGGAATCCGTCGTCTTCTACGTCTCCGGCCGCGCCTCGCTCGAGGCATCGCACATGTGGCAGCTGTTCGCCCGCATCTACGGGTCCAACAACCTGCCCGACTCCTCCAACATGTGCCACGAATCGACCTCGGTCGGCCTGCCGGAATCGATCGGCTCGCCGGTCGGCACGGTCACGATCGAGGATTTCGACCAGTGCGACATGATGTTCTTCTTCGGCCACAACACCGGGACGAACGCGCCGCGGCTGCTGCATTGGGTGCATGACGCCCGCAAGCGCGGCGTGCCGGTGATCACCTTCAACCCGCTGCCGGAACGCGGGCTGATGCGCTTCAAGAACCCGCAGTCGCCGATCGAGATGCTGAGCTCCGACGAGGGGGTGAAGATGTCGAGCGACTATTTCCAGCTGAACGGCGGCGGCGACATCGCCGCGATGACCGGCATCGGCAAGGCGCTGCTGGATCTCGACGACGCGGCGAAGACCGCCGGCAAGAAGCGCGTGCTCGACACGGCCTTCATCGAGGAGCACTGCCACGACTTCGAAAGCTTCGAGGCCTTCCTGCGCGCCGCCGACTGGGGCGAGATCGAGCGCTGTTCGGGCCTGACGCGGGACGACCTGGAGCATGTCGCGCGGGTCTACTCCAAGGCCGAGAAGGTCATCGCCAATTACGGCATGGGCCTCACCCAGCACCGGCACGGCATCGAGAACGTGCAGATGCTGGTCAATCTCCTGCTGATGCGCGGCAATATCGGCAAGCCCGGCGCCGGCATCTCGCCGATCCGCGGCCATTCCAACGTGCAGGGCCAGCGCACGGTCGGCATCACCGAAAAGCCCGACCTGATCCCGGTCGAGAAGTTCGAGGAATTCTACGGCTTCACGGTGCCGAAGGAGAAGGGGCTCGACACGGTCGAGGCCTGCCAGGGGATTATCGACGGATCGGTGAAGGGGTTCGTGGCGCTCGGCGGCAATTTCTCGCGCGCCGTGCCGGAGACGCGGCTGGTCGAGCAAGCCTGGCCGAAGATGCGGCTCAACGTCCAGATCGCGACGAAGCTCAACCGCAATCACCTGCTGACCTCCGAGATCAGCTACATCCTGCCCTGCCTCGGCCGCATCGAGCGCGACCTGCAGGCGGGCGCCGAGCAGACCGTCTCGGTCGAGGACTCGACCGCCTGCATCCACGCATCGAACGGGCTGCGAGAGCCGGCCTCGAAGGAACTGCTATCCGAGCCGAAGATCGTCGCGGAACTCGCCAAGGCAACGGTTCCGGGGCGCTCCACCGTGCCGTGGGACGAATGGACGGCGGACTATGCCAAGGTGCGCGACGCGATCGAGCGCGCCTACCCGACGGACTTCAAGTATTTCAACCAGCGCTTCCGGCAGCCGGGCGGGTTCCATCGCGACATCGGCGCCGCCAAGCGCGAATGGCGGACGGACACCGGCAAGGCGAACTTCAAGACGCCGGAAGGCTTCGACGTCAATCCCGACATCGACACGCGGCCGCAGGACGTGCTGCAGCTAATGACGGTCCGCTCCAACGACCAGTTCAACACCACGATCTACGGCTATGACGACCGGCTGCGGGGCGTCAGCGGCACGCGGATGGTGATCCTGATGAACGAGGCGGACATGCGCCGGCTGGGCTTGCGGGACGACGACCGCGTCGATGTCGAGACGCATGCCGACGACGGCGTGTCGCGGCGTGTCGAGGACTACCGCGTTCACGCCTTCTCGGTGCCGAAGGGCAATGTCGCCGGTTATTATCCGGAGCTGAACGCGCTGATGCCGCTCTGGCACCATTCGCGCCGGGCGCATGTGCCGGCGGCCAAGTCGATCCCGGTGCGGCTGATCAAGCGGCCCGCCGCCTGA
- a CDS encoding methyltransferase, producing MKRDDFIRANTAILRPPHVPEIRLHLADEAHGLWQKTETELDAIGLPPPFWAFAWAGGQGLARHVLDHPDCVAGRTVLDFAAGSGLMAIAAAMAGAAVVTAVDTDPFCGDAIRLNANLNGVAIGFDGSDRIGGAVAADMLLAGDVFFDRELAARLIPWFDDLARGGVTILVGDPGRAYLPRDRLERLATYAVPVTRALEDAEIKQVSVWRWRPA from the coding sequence ATGAAGCGCGACGACTTCATCCGTGCCAACACGGCCATCCTCCGCCCTCCACACGTTCCCGAGATCCGTCTTCATCTCGCCGACGAGGCCCATGGCCTCTGGCAGAAGACCGAGACCGAGCTTGATGCGATCGGCCTGCCGCCGCCGTTCTGGGCATTTGCCTGGGCCGGCGGCCAGGGGCTGGCGCGGCATGTGCTCGACCACCCGGACTGCGTCGCCGGGCGCACCGTCCTCGACTTCGCGGCCGGCTCAGGCCTAATGGCCATCGCCGCGGCGATGGCGGGCGCCGCCGTCGTCACCGCTGTCGACACCGATCCGTTCTGCGGCGACGCTATCCGCCTCAACGCCAACCTGAACGGCGTCGCGATCGGTTTCGACGGAAGCGACAGGATCGGCGGCGCCGTGGCGGCCGACATGCTGCTGGCCGGCGACGTGTTCTTCGACCGCGAACTCGCCGCACGGCTGATCCCGTGGTTCGACGATCTCGCCCGCGGGGGCGTCACGATCCTCGTCGGCGACCCCGGACGGGCCTATTTGCCCCGCGACCGGCTCGAGCGTCTCGCCACCTACGCTGTGCCGGTGACGCGGGCCCTGGAAGATGCCGAAATCAAACAGGTCTCGGTGTGGCGGTGGCGGCCGGCCTGA
- a CDS encoding NAD(P)H-dependent glycerol-3-phosphate dehydrogenase: MSRFAVVGAGAWGTALASLYARAGHAVTILARDADTVRAIEADRCNPRYLPDLTLPEGLHATLDPDTALGDAGIVLLVVPTQSLRAAATALKPHLRPDQLVVLCSKGIEQDTGRFASDILAEELPGHRLAVLSGPSFAADVARGLPTAVTIAADETEAADEAARLLSTETFRGYAATDMRGVEAGGALKNVLALAAGAVAGRGLGASAQAAVITRGFVELRRLGAALGGRPETLMGLSGLGDLILTCSSPQSRNFAYGVALGRGEDRAGLKLAEGVHTAGIAARLAEERGIDAPIIATVAKILAGGMDVGEAVQALLARPLKREFD; this comes from the coding sequence ATGAGCCGCTTCGCCGTCGTCGGCGCCGGCGCCTGGGGCACCGCGCTCGCCAGCCTCTACGCGCGGGCCGGCCACGCCGTCACCATCCTCGCCCGCGACGCCGACACCGTTCGGGCCATCGAGGCGGACCGCTGCAATCCGCGCTATCTACCGGACCTGACGCTGCCCGAGGGACTGCACGCGACGCTCGATCCGGATACCGCGCTCGGCGATGCCGGGATCGTGCTGCTGGTCGTGCCGACCCAGAGCCTGCGCGCCGCCGCCACCGCCCTGAAGCCGCATCTGCGCCCGGATCAGCTGGTCGTGCTCTGCTCCAAGGGCATCGAGCAGGACACCGGCCGCTTTGCCTCCGACATCCTCGCCGAGGAACTGCCCGGCCACCGCCTCGCGGTCCTTTCCGGCCCGAGCTTTGCCGCCGACGTCGCGCGCGGCCTGCCGACGGCGGTGACCATCGCCGCCGACGAGACCGAGGCCGCCGACGAGGCGGCGCGGCTGCTCTCGACCGAAACGTTCCGTGGTTATGCCGCGACCGACATGCGCGGCGTCGAGGCCGGCGGCGCCCTCAAGAACGTGCTGGCGCTCGCCGCAGGCGCCGTCGCCGGGCGCGGCCTCGGCGCCTCGGCGCAGGCCGCGGTGATCACCCGGGGCTTCGTCGAGCTGCGCCGTCTGGGCGCCGCGCTCGGTGGCCGGCCGGAGACGCTGATGGGGCTTTCCGGGCTGGGCGACCTCATCCTCACCTGCTCGAGCCCGCAATCGCGCAATTTCGCCTATGGCGTCGCGCTCGGCCGCGGCGAGGATCGCGCCGGGCTGAAGCTCGCCGAGGGCGTCCACACCGCCGGCATCGCCGCCCGGCTCGCCGAAGAGCGCGGCATCGATGCGCCGATCATCGCCACGGTCGCGAAGATCCTTGCCGGCGGCATGGATGTCGGCGAGGCGGTGCAGGCGCTCTTGGCGCGTCCGCTGAAGCGCGAATTCGATTGA
- a CDS encoding YciI-like protein has protein sequence MLYALLCDDKPNSLQLRMDTRTEHLAHLNGLGDALKFAGPFLDENDKPCGSMVVIEADSREAAKAIADRDPYAVAGLFETVTVRPWNWAIKNPAAG, from the coding sequence ATGCTCTATGCCCTGCTCTGCGACGACAAGCCGAACTCCCTGCAACTGCGCATGGACACGCGGACGGAGCATCTGGCCCATCTGAACGGCCTCGGCGACGCGCTGAAATTCGCCGGCCCGTTCCTCGACGAGAACGACAAGCCCTGCGGCAGCATGGTGGTGATCGAGGCGGACAGCCGCGAAGCGGCCAAGGCAATTGCCGACCGCGACCCCTATGCCGTCGCCGGCCTGTTCGAGACCGTCACCGTGCGGCCCTGGAACTGGGCGATCAAGAACCCGGCCGCCGGCTGA
- a CDS encoding EVE domain-containing protein — translation MRYWLFKSEPEKWSFDQQKQAGAKGQEWDGVRNYQARNFMREMAVGDRGFFYHSNEGKAVVGIVEVVAEAHPDSTAPDGKWECVDIKAVMDVPNPVTLDAAKAEPALKDMVLVNNSRLSVQPVTEAEFARVCEMGGLDPAKAAKG, via the coding sequence ATGCGCTACTGGCTGTTCAAGTCCGAGCCCGAGAAATGGTCCTTCGACCAGCAGAAGCAGGCCGGCGCCAAGGGCCAGGAATGGGACGGGGTCCGCAACTACCAGGCGCGCAATTTCATGCGCGAGATGGCGGTCGGCGACCGCGGCTTCTTCTACCACTCCAACGAGGGCAAGGCGGTGGTCGGCATCGTCGAGGTGGTCGCCGAGGCGCATCCGGATTCGACCGCCCCGGACGGCAAGTGGGAGTGCGTCGACATCAAAGCGGTGATGGACGTGCCGAACCCCGTCACGCTCGATGCGGCCAAGGCCGAGCCGGCGCTGAAGGACATGGTGCTGGTCAACAATTCCCGGCTCTCGGTCCAGCCGGTGACGGAGGCCGAGTTTGCCAGGGTCTGCGAGATGGGCGGGCTCGACCCGGCCAAGGCCGCGAAGGGCTGA